The following proteins are encoded in a genomic region of Bacillota bacterium:
- a CDS encoding DedA family protein: protein MAIESANIPLPSEVILPFGGYLVSQLKLTFWGVVLAGTVGGTLGSIASYALGSWGGLPLLLRYGRYVHITRARLEQAARWFDRYGEKAVFFARLLPVIRTFISLPAGIARMNFGRFVVYTFLGSLPWSVLLTYVGLKLGKNWRAIEPLFRQFDIVIILAIICLIIVYWWCWQRNGTKTPDK from the coding sequence ATGGCCATTGAAAGCGCCAATATTCCCCTTCCCAGCGAGGTAATCCTACCCTTCGGAGGATACCTAGTTAGCCAGTTAAAGCTCACGTTCTGGGGTGTGGTGCTGGCCGGAACAGTGGGGGGAACCTTGGGGTCCATTGCCTCATATGCCCTGGGAAGCTGGGGTGGCCTGCCGTTATTGCTGCGATACGGTCGTTACGTTCATATTACCAGGGCACGGCTGGAACAGGCGGCCCGCTGGTTTGACCGCTACGGCGAAAAGGCTGTCTTTTTTGCCCGCCTCCTGCCCGTGATCCGCACCTTTATCTCCTTGCCTGCCGGAATCGCTCGCATGAACTTTGGGCGCTTTGTGGTCTATACATTTCTAGGCTCACTGCCCTGGTCGGTCTTGTTAACCTACGTGGGGCTAAAGCTGGGGAAGAACTGGAGGGCGATAGAACCCCTCTTCCGGCAGTTCGACATTGTTATAATACTTGCCATTATCTGCCTGATAATCGTTTACTGGTGGTGCTGGCAGCGCAATGGCACGAAAACTCCTGACAAATAG